One Alkalicoccus halolimnae DNA segment encodes these proteins:
- the rsbW gene encoding anti-sigma B factor RsbW: MTQSTEVIEMKLPAKPEYVGVVRLAASGLASRLGYTYDDIEDIKIAIAEACTNVVTHAYPAESDLENNMHVNFTMYANRLELTVSDQGGAFDADLLNKERGPVSKDQPVEELKEGGLGLFLIETLMDEVEIRGEKGVMIIMTKFLQRDEVEPDGRRTSEESPEHQ; encoded by the coding sequence ATGACACAATCAACAGAAGTCATTGAAATGAAACTTCCGGCAAAGCCGGAGTATGTTGGAGTGGTGAGGCTGGCAGCTTCCGGCCTCGCAAGCCGCCTTGGGTACACGTACGATGATATAGAAGACATTAAGATTGCAATAGCAGAGGCCTGTACCAACGTTGTAACACATGCTTATCCGGCCGAGTCAGACCTGGAGAACAATATGCACGTTAATTTTACGATGTATGCAAACCGGCTGGAACTTACGGTTTCGGATCAGGGCGGAGCTTTTGATGCGGATTTACTCAACAAGGAACGCGGCCCGGTTTCCAAAGACCAGCCTGTAGAAGAGTTGAAGGAAGGAGGGCTTGGGCTCTTCCTTATTGAAACATTGATGGATGAGGTTGAAATACGTGGGGAAAAAGGCGTCATGATCATCATGACAAAGTTTCTTCAAAGAGATGAGGTGGAACCAGATGGCAGAAGAACCTCAGAAGAATCACCAGAACACCAGTGA
- the sigB gene encoding RNA polymerase sigma factor SigB has protein sequence MAEEPQKNHQNTSEAKKRNLEKIAEFQETNDEALQTELVLEYENLVHALARKFSRGQRHDEDLIQVGMIGLLAALRRFDPSFARSFESFAVPTIVGEIKRFIRDKTWSVHVPRRIKELGPKIKAAVEDLTTTLQRSPSVHEIAEHLGVSEEEILETMEMGKSYQALSVDRSIEADDEGSAVTLLDLVGQEEGGYEQTDQQLLLEKAFAVLTEREKQILQLTYFENMSQKETGEQLGISQMHVSRLQRRALQKLRESIRIEATEAF, from the coding sequence ATGGCAGAAGAACCTCAGAAGAATCACCAGAACACCAGTGAGGCAAAGAAGCGCAACCTGGAAAAGATTGCGGAATTTCAGGAGACAAATGATGAAGCGCTGCAGACTGAACTTGTTCTGGAATACGAAAATCTCGTTCATGCACTGGCGAGGAAATTCTCACGCGGACAGCGGCACGATGAAGATCTGATCCAGGTAGGGATGATCGGTCTGCTTGCTGCACTCCGCCGGTTTGACCCGTCTTTTGCAAGAAGTTTTGAATCGTTTGCAGTCCCGACGATTGTCGGGGAGATCAAACGGTTTATCCGTGATAAAACATGGAGTGTTCACGTCCCCCGGCGCATTAAAGAACTCGGTCCTAAAATCAAAGCCGCTGTGGAAGACCTGACGACGACGCTTCAGCGTTCTCCGAGCGTGCATGAAATAGCGGAACATCTCGGCGTTTCAGAAGAAGAAATTCTTGAAACGATGGAAATGGGCAAAAGCTACCAGGCTCTGTCCGTCGACCGCTCGATTGAAGCGGATGATGAAGGCAGCGCTGTTACTCTGCTTGATCTTGTTGGTCAGGAAGAGGGCGGCTATGAACAGACGGATCAGCAGCTCCTTCTCGAAAAAGCGTTCGCTGTGCTCACGGAAAGAGAAAAGCAGATACTGCAGCTCACATATTTCGAAAACATGAGCCAGAAAGAAACCGGGGAACAGCTCGGTATTTCCCAGATGCACGTATCAAGACTGCAGCGCCGTGCCCTCCAAAAACTCCGTGAATCCATTCGAATTGAAGCAACGGAGGCCTTTTAA
- a CDS encoding STAS domain-containing protein, which produces MNLDIQITEDDNKSVAEVSGEVDVYTATKLKETLIPLAEKEDNQLIIDLTNVEYIDSTGLGIFIGALKAAEKSGSTLKLIGLNERVNRLFEITGLHEVIDIEPAKREEA; this is translated from the coding sequence ATGAACTTAGATATTCAGATAACAGAAGACGACAACAAAAGCGTGGCGGAAGTTTCAGGAGAAGTGGATGTATATACAGCGACCAAACTGAAGGAAACACTGATCCCGCTTGCTGAAAAAGAGGACAACCAGCTTATCATTGATCTTACAAATGTTGAATATATAGACAGCACCGGACTGGGAATTTTTATCGGGGCGTTAAAAGCAGCGGAGAAATCCGGCAGCACGCTGAAACTGATTGGTCTTAACGAGCGGGTTAATCGACTGTTTGAAATCACCGGCCTGCACGAAGTCATCGATATCGAACCAGCGAAGAGGGAGGAAGCATAG
- a CDS encoding SpoIIE family protein phosphatase, which yields MFDHLHLEDAEISVFQSAKEGNWCNGDDYYGVKADGYVLIAVADGLGSGEEARTASHKAMEVIEQNHDLGLQSLLERCNEQMWGTRGVVISILRIYIEEKFCEYVNVGNITCNFYHPDGKMIRPVPKRGYLSGRKQKVRVQTWPYKEGMVFSMYSDGFPQDPLANRVFDKSDTPEEIMNRISDLFENVNDDATVMIGKAYV from the coding sequence ATGTTTGATCACTTACATCTTGAAGATGCAGAGATCAGTGTCTTTCAATCGGCAAAAGAGGGTAACTGGTGCAACGGTGATGATTATTACGGTGTGAAAGCGGATGGGTACGTACTTATCGCCGTTGCTGATGGTCTCGGCAGCGGCGAGGAAGCCCGGACGGCTTCGCATAAAGCAATGGAAGTTATCGAACAGAACCACGACCTCGGTCTTCAGTCCCTGCTTGAACGGTGCAATGAGCAGATGTGGGGAACCCGGGGGGTTGTTATATCGATCCTGCGCATATATATAGAAGAAAAGTTTTGCGAATACGTTAATGTAGGGAATATTACATGCAACTTCTACCATCCTGACGGCAAAATGATCCGTCCGGTGCCGAAACGGGGCTACCTGTCGGGAAGAAAACAAAAAGTCCGTGTCCAGACGTGGCCGTATAAAGAAGGAATGGTTTTCAGCATGTATTCAGACGGGTTCCCACAGGATCCGCTCGCAAACCGTGTCTTCGACAAAAGCGATACGCCGGAAGAAATCATGAACCGTATTTCTGACCTGTTCGAAAACGTGAATGATGATGCCACAGTTATGATCGGAAAAGCATACGTATAA
- a CDS encoding RsbT co-antagonist protein RsbRA — translation MIPNVREDILQHQEKIIETWLEEIMKFHSDDSLQNISAAVYESTSRDFVHKLLITIEENDLTDKKLNQFVERLIQMGWPLNYITKGLQEFRKASVRTILSEDIGRKEQFDAIEEIEDWVDEVVNLLVNQYSGSWENTVFLQKMALKELSAPLIPVFDKISVMPLVGTIDTERAKLIMENLLDGVIEHRSQVVLIDITGVPVVDTMVAHHIIQASEAVRLVGATCILVGIRPEIAQTIVNLGIDLGKFPTKSTLKKGVQTALAMTKREIVDLEE, via the coding sequence ATGATCCCGAACGTACGAGAAGACATTCTTCAGCATCAGGAAAAAATTATAGAAACCTGGCTCGAAGAAATTATGAAATTTCATTCAGATGATTCTCTGCAGAACATTTCGGCAGCTGTATATGAAAGCACAAGCCGGGATTTTGTGCATAAACTATTAATCACAATAGAAGAAAATGATCTCACGGATAAAAAGCTCAATCAGTTTGTTGAGAGACTGATTCAGATGGGCTGGCCGCTCAACTATATAACGAAAGGCCTGCAGGAATTCCGTAAAGCTTCTGTCAGAACCATTCTCAGCGAAGATATCGGCCGTAAGGAACAGTTTGACGCCATTGAGGAAATTGAAGACTGGGTGGATGAAGTCGTGAATCTTCTCGTCAACCAGTATTCCGGTTCCTGGGAAAATACGGTTTTTCTACAGAAAATGGCCTTAAAAGAACTTTCTGCGCCGTTAATTCCAGTATTCGATAAAATCAGCGTAATGCCTCTCGTAGGTACGATCGATACGGAGCGGGCGAAGCTGATCATGGAAAACCTGCTTGACGGGGTGATCGAGCACCGTTCGCAGGTCGTTCTGATTGATATTACCGGTGTGCCTGTGGTGGATACTATGGTGGCACATCATATTATCCAGGCTTCAGAAGCGGTAAGGCTTGTCGGTGCTACGTGCATTCTCGTAGGTATCCGACCAGAAATTGCACAGACTATCGTTAATCTTGGGATCGATCTCGGGAAATTCCCGACGAAAAGCACATTAAAAAAAGGTGTGCAGACCGCGCTCGCGATGACGAAGCGTGAAATTGTGGATCTAGAGGAATAG
- a CDS encoding Tex family protein has protein sequence MNEEHLQLVHKETALPKGQVTKVIELSEEGNTVPFIARYRKEMTGGLDEEQIRAILESWNYVQALSKRKEEVIRLIEEQGKLTEELQTSISSAVKLQEVEDLYRPYKQKRRTRATNAKEKGLEPLAEWIYSIPAEGDPHAEASAYIDEEKEVLSEEDALQGARDIIAEYIADDPDIRKQLRFLTWKEGTFQAEKKPKAEDEKEVFAMYYDYEEPVAKMVPHRVLAVNRGEKENVLRVKVNPPAEKILNDLEKKLIGNRATPAEKQLREAWEDSFKRLLHPSIERDIRSELNEKAETHAIDIFSQNLRQLLLQPPLKGNVVLGVDPAYRTGCKLAVVDATGKKLYTGVIYPTAPWKKTKEAAAAVKKVIDEYSVTMIAIGNGTASRETEQFIADIMKETEEDIYYLIVNEAGASVYSASKTAKEEFPDLQVEERSAVSIARRLQDPLAELVKIDPQSVGVGQYQHDVTQSKLGDSLTFVVETVVNRVGVNVNTASASLLQYVSGLSKSVANNIISAREEAGTFNDRKQLKKVPRLGAKTYEQSIGFLRINEGKEPLDATPVHPESYPAAKKLLKKLGLDASQIGSGAAVEAVQNLNTRETADELGIGVPTLQDIIDAVQQPGRDPRDDVPKPLLKQDVLSMEDLTPGLELEGTVRNVVDFGAFVDIGVKQDGLVHISKLAQKFVKHPMNIVAVGDVVTVWVENVDANKGRIALTMLKPSK, from the coding sequence ATGAATGAAGAACATTTACAGCTCGTCCATAAAGAAACAGCTCTGCCTAAAGGGCAGGTTACGAAAGTTATTGAACTTTCCGAAGAAGGAAACACTGTCCCCTTTATAGCCAGATACCGAAAAGAAATGACGGGCGGACTTGATGAAGAACAAATCCGCGCCATCCTGGAATCGTGGAATTATGTCCAGGCACTATCCAAACGGAAAGAAGAAGTGATCCGCCTCATTGAAGAACAAGGAAAGCTCACCGAGGAGCTGCAAACGTCTATTTCTTCGGCAGTAAAGCTTCAGGAAGTAGAAGACTTGTACCGTCCGTACAAGCAGAAACGGCGCACGCGGGCTACGAACGCTAAAGAAAAAGGGCTTGAACCGCTTGCGGAATGGATTTATTCCATTCCGGCCGAAGGAGATCCTCACGCGGAAGCCTCCGCTTATATTGACGAAGAAAAAGAAGTTCTTTCAGAGGAAGACGCTCTTCAGGGAGCACGTGACATCATCGCGGAATACATAGCCGATGATCCTGATATCCGCAAGCAGCTGCGTTTCCTCACCTGGAAAGAAGGGACTTTTCAGGCAGAGAAAAAGCCGAAAGCGGAAGATGAAAAAGAAGTGTTTGCGATGTACTATGATTACGAAGAGCCGGTAGCAAAAATGGTTCCGCACCGGGTTCTTGCCGTGAACCGAGGGGAAAAAGAAAACGTCCTCCGGGTCAAAGTGAATCCGCCTGCAGAGAAAATTTTAAACGATCTCGAAAAAAAGCTCATCGGAAACAGAGCGACGCCTGCAGAAAAGCAGCTTAGAGAAGCGTGGGAAGACAGCTTCAAACGACTGCTTCACCCTTCTATTGAGCGGGATATCCGCAGCGAACTCAACGAAAAGGCAGAGACACATGCGATCGACATTTTTTCTCAGAACCTGCGGCAGCTGCTCCTGCAGCCGCCCCTTAAAGGCAATGTCGTCCTCGGCGTGGACCCGGCCTACCGCACCGGGTGTAAGCTCGCTGTCGTCGATGCGACCGGCAAAAAGCTTTACACCGGCGTCATCTACCCGACAGCTCCATGGAAAAAGACAAAAGAAGCGGCCGCTGCCGTAAAAAAAGTCATAGACGAATACAGCGTTACGATGATTGCGATCGGTAACGGCACAGCTTCCCGGGAAACGGAGCAGTTTATCGCCGATATAATGAAAGAGACAGAAGAAGACATTTACTACCTGATCGTTAACGAAGCAGGAGCGAGTGTGTACTCGGCTTCAAAAACAGCAAAAGAAGAATTTCCGGATCTGCAGGTGGAAGAGCGCAGTGCCGTGTCCATAGCAAGAAGACTGCAGGATCCGCTCGCTGAACTTGTGAAAATCGATCCCCAGTCTGTCGGGGTCGGCCAGTATCAGCACGACGTGACTCAGTCGAAACTCGGAGACAGCCTGACGTTTGTCGTGGAGACCGTTGTAAACCGGGTCGGTGTCAATGTCAACACGGCTTCGGCTTCTCTGCTCCAGTACGTGTCCGGCCTTTCTAAAAGCGTGGCAAACAACATTATCAGCGCGCGGGAAGAAGCGGGGACGTTCAATGACCGGAAGCAGCTGAAGAAAGTACCGCGGCTTGGCGCTAAAACTTATGAACAAAGTATCGGGTTTTTAAGAATCAATGAAGGCAAAGAGCCTCTGGATGCAACGCCTGTTCACCCGGAAAGCTACCCGGCAGCCAAGAAACTGCTCAAAAAACTGGGGCTTGATGCTTCCCAGATCGGAAGCGGAGCAGCAGTGGAAGCCGTACAGAATCTGAACACGCGGGAAACAGCAGACGAACTCGGCATCGGCGTTCCGACTCTTCAGGATATTATCGACGCTGTGCAGCAGCCGGGCCGGGATCCGCGTGACGACGTTCCGAAACCGCTGCTCAAACAGGACGTTCTCTCTATGGAGGACCTCACGCCGGGTCTCGAACTGGAAGGGACCGTGCGAAATGTTGTAGACTTTGGGGCCTTCGTTGACATCGGCGTTAAGCAGGACGGACTCGTGCATATTTCCAAGCTGGCCCAAAAGTTCGTTAAACATCCAATGAATATCGTTGCGGTCGGCGACGTCGTGACAGTATGGGTGGAAAACGTAGATGCGAATAAAGGACGGATAGCACTTACGATGCTGAAACCGTCAAAATAA
- a CDS encoding PP2C family protein-serine/threonine phosphatase, translating into MKVSMYQLYKDMLTSYLEDKSEHALYHAQQFSKQMMEQDMSPEETVSLHLSVFQDLAHDLPEEVTDSFDLLLEVMIGYGLAYREHQSLRDRQQELESELNIAAQMQRTLLPDKQISLDSVDFGVISVPAGKMSGDYYHYDLDDHGNLAVAVADVIGKGVPAAMSMSMIKYAMDTLTDKQMQPAKVLESLNRVVERNIDEDMFITMMYGVYHPTEHHFYISSAGHEPGFIYNAEKDSFDALESKGLVLGVSPRISYEEKSFPLDPGDFVVFLSDGVTESRVEGEFIERDQIIQMIRERLHLPAQNIVEEVYQQLEKAQEFQLRDDFTLMILRRKV; encoded by the coding sequence ATGAAGGTATCAATGTACCAGTTGTACAAAGATATGCTGACAAGCTACCTTGAAGATAAAAGCGAACACGCACTTTATCATGCTCAGCAGTTCAGCAAACAGATGATGGAGCAGGATATGTCTCCGGAAGAGACAGTCAGCCTTCATCTGTCTGTATTCCAGGATCTGGCTCATGATCTTCCGGAAGAGGTAACTGATTCTTTTGATCTTCTGCTTGAAGTCATGATTGGATACGGTCTTGCCTACCGGGAGCATCAAAGCCTGCGGGACAGGCAGCAGGAGCTGGAGTCCGAATTGAATATTGCTGCACAGATGCAGCGTACGCTTCTTCCGGACAAACAGATATCGCTCGATTCTGTTGATTTCGGAGTCATCAGCGTTCCCGCAGGGAAAATGAGCGGCGATTATTACCACTATGACCTGGACGATCACGGCAACCTTGCAGTTGCTGTGGCCGATGTCATCGGTAAAGGCGTTCCGGCAGCTATGTCGATGTCCATGATCAAGTATGCGATGGACACACTTACCGACAAGCAGATGCAGCCGGCGAAAGTACTGGAAAGTCTGAACAGGGTTGTAGAAAGAAATATCGATGAAGATATGTTCATAACGATGATGTACGGTGTGTATCATCCGACAGAACATCATTTTTATATATCAAGCGCTGGTCACGAGCCAGGGTTTATTTATAATGCAGAGAAAGATTCCTTCGATGCGCTGGAATCAAAAGGGCTTGTTCTCGGTGTGTCACCGAGGATTTCTTATGAAGAAAAGTCTTTCCCGCTCGACCCCGGGGATTTCGTAGTTTTCCTCTCTGATGGAGTAACTGAAAGCCGGGTGGAAGGAGAATTTATTGAACGGGACCAGATTATACAGATGATTCGGGAACGGCTTCATCTGCCGGCTCAGAATATTGTTGAAGAAGTATATCAGCAGCTGGAAAAAGCCCAGGAATTTCAGCTCCGCGATGATTTTACGCTCATGATTCTGCGGAGAAAGGTTTAA
- a CDS encoding STAS domain-containing protein — protein sequence MRIPILKLHDYLLISVQVELDDQTALRFQEDVLEKIHIEGSRGVVIDLTSVEMIDSFIAKVLGDVVDMSNLMGARVVLTGIQPAVAITLIDMGIVLDEVPTALDLEQGLERLQLELEG from the coding sequence TTGCGGATTCCGATTTTGAAATTACACGATTACTTATTAATTTCAGTACAGGTGGAGCTGGATGACCAGACTGCACTCCGGTTCCAGGAAGATGTGCTTGAAAAAATACACATCGAAGGATCGCGCGGCGTGGTTATTGACCTCACCTCTGTAGAAATGATCGATTCCTTTATCGCTAAAGTACTTGGAGACGTGGTGGACATGTCCAATCTTATGGGAGCAAGAGTGGTGCTTACGGGCATCCAGCCTGCCGTAGCCATTACATTAATCGATATGGGCATTGTTTTGGATGAAGTCCCGACTGCACTGGACCTTGAACAGGGGCTGGAACGTTTACAGCTCGAATTGGAGGGGTGA
- a CDS encoding antitoxin, which produces MNENKYITVSLPQQLVHKLDALTGGDVLERSDAMKNAANHYVQEHKTENIRETMQQGYMEMAKINLNIATESFLAEEEAESTLDRLVSGV; this is translated from the coding sequence ATGAATGAGAACAAATATATCACTGTAAGCTTACCGCAGCAGCTGGTACACAAACTTGACGCTTTAACTGGAGGGGATGTTTTGGAACGCAGCGACGCTATGAAAAACGCAGCAAACCATTATGTACAGGAGCATAAGACAGAAAACATTCGTGAAACGATGCAGCAGGGCTACATGGAAATGGCGAAAATCAATTTAAACATTGCCACGGAGTCCTTTTTAGCTGAAGAGGAGGCTGAAAGCACGCTGGACCGCCTAGTAAGCGGGGTGTAG
- a CDS encoding SprT family protein: MNDQSLQRLTEQISRDCFGKAFRHRAYFNRRLRTTGGRYALHSHDIEINPKHFEYYGTEEVISIIKHELCHYHLHIEGKGYQHRDREFKKLLKQVGGSRHCQRLPGARSSSLKIHIYQCRDCSSEYERRRRMNTEKYVCGKCRGPLKKIAEKNIEKTLTAF, from the coding sequence ATGAACGATCAATCCCTGCAGCGTTTAACTGAACAGATATCGAGAGACTGCTTTGGGAAAGCATTCAGGCACCGGGCTTATTTCAACAGGCGTCTCCGTACGACGGGCGGACGCTATGCGCTTCACAGCCATGATATAGAAATCAACCCGAAGCACTTTGAATACTACGGCACGGAAGAAGTCATCAGCATCATTAAGCATGAACTGTGTCATTATCATCTTCATATAGAAGGGAAAGGCTATCAGCACCGGGACCGGGAATTTAAGAAACTGCTCAAACAGGTGGGAGGATCCAGGCACTGCCAGCGTCTTCCCGGGGCTCGAAGCAGTTCGCTTAAAATTCATATTTATCAATGCCGTGACTGCAGTTCGGAATATGAAAGAAGACGCCGGATGAATACCGAGAAATATGTATGCGGGAAGTGCCGGGGGCCCCTGAAAAAAATAGCTGAAAAAAATATAGAAAAAACATTGACTGCTTTTTAA
- a CDS encoding type II toxin-antitoxin system PemK/MazF family toxin produces the protein MIVKRGDVYFADLSPVVGSEQGGVRPVLVIQNDIGNRFSPTVIVAAITAQIQKAKLPTHVEINAERYGFDRDSVILLEQIRTIDKQRLTDKITQLDDNMMLKVNDALNISIGLIDF, from the coding sequence TTGATTGTCAAACGTGGTGACGTGTATTTTGCGGATCTATCTCCTGTAGTCGGATCAGAGCAAGGTGGAGTAAGGCCGGTTCTCGTAATCCAGAATGATATCGGCAACCGTTTCAGCCCGACCGTTATCGTTGCGGCCATAACAGCGCAGATACAAAAAGCCAAGCTTCCGACTCATGTAGAAATCAATGCCGAGCGATACGGCTTTGACCGCGATTCAGTCATTTTACTCGAACAAATCAGAACGATTGATAAACAAAGGCTGACAGATAAAATCACGCAGCTGGACGACAATATGATGTTAAAAGTGAATGACGCGTTGAATATAAGTATAGGCCTTATTGACTTTTAA
- a CDS encoding anti-sigma regulatory factor — translation MQVQTHVDINSEWGIVAARQAGRKLAREVGFGSVDQARITTAISELARNIYLYANQGQIRIEEVAESGKRGMKIIASDEGPGIKDLRRVMEDGFTTSGGLGAGLPGVKRLMDDFGIESEPDQGTVITAVKWLR, via the coding sequence ATGCAAGTTCAGACCCATGTTGACATAAACAGCGAGTGGGGGATAGTCGCCGCGAGGCAGGCCGGCCGCAAGCTGGCACGTGAAGTCGGATTCGGTTCCGTTGACCAGGCAAGAATTACCACAGCTATCTCGGAGCTTGCACGCAATATTTACCTTTACGCCAACCAGGGGCAGATTAGAATTGAAGAAGTGGCTGAATCCGGGAAGCGGGGGATGAAAATCATCGCTTCGGACGAAGGGCCGGGTATTAAAGATCTGCGCCGTGTGATGGAAGATGGATTTACGACATCCGGCGGTCTCGGTGCGGGCCTGCCGGGAGTGAAACGTCTTATGGACGACTTCGGTATTGAATCGGAGCCGGACCAGGGGACGGTTATAACAGCAGTGAAATGGCTTAGATAA